The following proteins come from a genomic window of Bradysia coprophila strain Holo2 unplaced genomic scaffold, BU_Bcop_v1 contig_138, whole genome shotgun sequence:
- the LOC119073803 gene encoding suppressor of Mek1-like isoform X1 has product MDKKPNKLNSVTTIRFNEISEKIKESIALLTQLSVPFQFAQPAKVSSPISNLNVLGISNFAFSEPLIEMSSLAIQDSEFESSIKLEDPLENSDDDNGRSDDSDTVPWMFLIKTEDELVSNDGNENSSVRSDDIVVKLEKSLEIFDEIVSNDDNEHIASVSLPLENNEESTVPWNCAIKISDVAISSDRSDYKEQYDDNDVTSDDGGNSPTLSLQEKCYEESDEKFELDSNDQALSVRLNGLAEYSSDDKGVGNNEACNIHSEDQEHSRLIDCNEIQVQDVQMECNEVLAQDVTMDCNEEQNVDNVMASNNSRENIQISSVTLNCSVQQSDNEKVLLKDVNENIPVPNISIAYSSTQDVDNVSPNDNSPTNACITGNIDRNAQMKHFEVDSRNVTLNCPVEQNVDGDVNENIPNIQTAFSKCQDVHNVTPTDNSDNDQTVACRSGYIDPNTQITSLEVDSHTRPAQKLHDNQPLPFLIQHIHKITWANQEEVAFAPVMQLFGQTFNTVMIYGVVTSLTVEQGGLTLRFVIDDGSGSINVVWKASNQILELLKTIHHLDEEVKLCRKAGLSVMNENWQPNSDECKKMLDSFDTTIHYIKRQITERTKLKLFGYAGVVGKPFRSRNIVQLLATHIEDNSRDRSLELYFKKNLIRLYREKYMPNG; this is encoded by the exons ATGGATAAGAAaccaaacaaattgaattctgTTACAACAATAAGATTTAACGAAATCagcgaaaaaataaaagaatcaatCGCCCTATTAACTCAATTATCGGTTCCTTTCCAATTTGCACAGCCCGCAAAGGTTAGTTCGCCAATATCTAATTTAAACGTTCTCGGCATATCAAATTTTGCGTTTTCTGAACCGTTAATAGAAATGTCATCATTAGCAATACAAGATAGTGAATTTGAATCCAGCATTAAATTGGAAGATCCTTTAGAAAATTCTGATGATGACAACGGTCGATCAGACGACAGTGACACCGTTCCGTGgatgtttttaataaaaactgaagatgAGCTCGTGTCAAACGATGGCAACGAAAATAGCAGTGTTCGATCAGATGATATCGTCgttaaattggaaaaatctttagaaatttttgatgaaatcgtGTCAAACGATGACAACGAGCACATTGCATCCGTCAGCCTTCCATTAGAAAACAACGAAGAATCCACCGTACCGTGGAACTGTGCCATAAAAATTTCTGATGTCGCCATTTCAAGCGATCGATCAGATTACAAAGAACAATACGACGATAATGATGTTACTTCAGACGATGGTGGCAATAGTCCCACACTCAGTCTCCAAGAGAAGTGTTACGAAGAATCAGACGAGAAATTTGAGTTAGATTCGAACGATCAGGCGCTCAGTGTTCGACTCAACGGCTTAGCAGAATATTCTTCTGATGACAAGGGCGTTGGTAACAACGAAGCGTGCAATATTCACAGTGAAGATCAAGAACACAGCCGACTAATCGACTGCAATGAAATACAGGTACAGGACGTTCAAATGGAATGTAATGAAGTACTGGCGCAGGACGTTACAATGGACTGCAATGAAGAACAGAACGTTGACAATGTCATGGCTTCGAACAATAGCAGGGAGAATATTCAAATTTCCAGCGTTACATTGAACTGCTCTGTACAACAAAGTGATAATGAAAAGGTGCTTCTGAAGGATgtcaacgaaaatattccaGTGCCCAACATTTCAATAGCCTACTCTAGTACGCAAGACGTTGATAATGTGAGTCCGAATGATAACAGTCCAACTAATGCATGCATAACTGGAAATATTGATCGCAATgctcaaatgaaacatttcGAAGTCGATAGCCGCAACGTAACATTGAACTGCCCagttgaacaaaatgttgatggcgatgtgaacgaaaatattccaaacatTCAAACAGCCTTCTCCAAATGTCAGGACGTTCATAATGTGACTCCGACGGATAACAGCGATAACGATCAAACTGTTGCGTGCAGATCTGGATACATTGATCCCAATACTCAAATTACAAGTCTCGAAGTCGATAGCCACACGCGACCGGCCCAGAAACTACACGACAATCAACCACTACCGTTCCTAATCCAACACATCCACAAAATAACTTGGGCGAATCAGGAAGAAGTCGCCTTCGCTCCGGTAATGCAGTTGTTTGGTCAGACATTCAATACAGTTATGATCTACGGTGTAGTTACTTCATTAACCGTTGAACAGGGTGGATTGACACTACGCTTTGTCATTGATGACGGTTCCGGTTCTATAAATGTAGTGTGGAAAGCTAGCAACCAAATTTTAG AGCTTCTAAAAACGATACATCATCTGGATGAAGAGGTGAAACTATGTCGAAAGGCCGGTCTATCTGTGATGAACGAAAATTGGCAACCGAACAGCGACGAGTGTAAGAAAATGCTGGACAGTTTTGACACAACAATTCATTACATCAAGCGACAAATCACTGAGCGAACCAAACTAAAATTATTCGGATACGCGGGCGTGGTGGGTAAACCATTTCGGTCTAGAAATATTGTTCAACTACTTGCCACACATATCGAAGATAATAGTCGCGATCGTTCGCTGGAACTGTATTTCAAGAAAAACTTGATACGCCTGTACCGAGAGAAATATATGCCAAATGGTTGA
- the LOC119073803 gene encoding suppressor of Mek1-like isoform X2: MDKKPNKLNSVTTIRFNEISEKIKESIALLTQLSVPFQFAQPAKVSSPISNLNVLGISNFAFSEPLIEMSSLAIQDSEFESSIKLEDPLENSDDDNGRSDDSDTVPWMFLIKTEDELVSNDGNENSSVRSDDIVVKLEKSLEIFDEIVSNDDNEHIASVSLPLENNEESTVPWNCAIKISDVAISSDRSDYKEQYDDNDVTSDDGGNSPTLSLQEKCYEESDEKFELDSNDQALSVRLNGLAEYSSDDKGVGNNEACNIHSEDQEHSRLIDCNEIQVQDVQMECNEEQNVDNVMASNNSRENIQISSVTLNCSVQQSDNEKVLLKDVNENIPVPNISIAYSSTQDVDNVSPNDNSPTNACITGNIDRNAQMKHFEVDSRNVTLNCPVEQNVDGDVNENIPNIQTAFSKCQDVHNVTPTDNSDNDQTVACRSGYIDPNTQITSLEVDSHTRPAQKLHDNQPLPFLIQHIHKITWANQEEVAFAPVMQLFGQTFNTVMIYGVVTSLTVEQGGLTLRFVIDDGSGSINVVWKASNQILELLKTIHHLDEEVKLCRKAGLSVMNENWQPNSDECKKMLDSFDTTIHYIKRQITERTKLKLFGYAGVVGKPFRSRNIVQLLATHIEDNSRDRSLELYFKKNLIRLYREKYMPNG, encoded by the exons ATGGATAAGAAaccaaacaaattgaattctgTTACAACAATAAGATTTAACGAAATCagcgaaaaaataaaagaatcaatCGCCCTATTAACTCAATTATCGGTTCCTTTCCAATTTGCACAGCCCGCAAAGGTTAGTTCGCCAATATCTAATTTAAACGTTCTCGGCATATCAAATTTTGCGTTTTCTGAACCGTTAATAGAAATGTCATCATTAGCAATACAAGATAGTGAATTTGAATCCAGCATTAAATTGGAAGATCCTTTAGAAAATTCTGATGATGACAACGGTCGATCAGACGACAGTGACACCGTTCCGTGgatgtttttaataaaaactgaagatgAGCTCGTGTCAAACGATGGCAACGAAAATAGCAGTGTTCGATCAGATGATATCGTCgttaaattggaaaaatctttagaaatttttgatgaaatcgtGTCAAACGATGACAACGAGCACATTGCATCCGTCAGCCTTCCATTAGAAAACAACGAAGAATCCACCGTACCGTGGAACTGTGCCATAAAAATTTCTGATGTCGCCATTTCAAGCGATCGATCAGATTACAAAGAACAATACGACGATAATGATGTTACTTCAGACGATGGTGGCAATAGTCCCACACTCAGTCTCCAAGAGAAGTGTTACGAAGAATCAGACGAGAAATTTGAGTTAGATTCGAACGATCAGGCGCTCAGTGTTCGACTCAACGGCTTAGCAGAATATTCTTCTGATGACAAGGGCGTTGGTAACAACGAAGCGTGCAATATTCACAGTGAAGATCAAGAACACAGCCGACTAATCGACTGCAATGAAATACAGGTACAGGACGTTCAAATGGAA TGCAATGAAGAACAGAACGTTGACAATGTCATGGCTTCGAACAATAGCAGGGAGAATATTCAAATTTCCAGCGTTACATTGAACTGCTCTGTACAACAAAGTGATAATGAAAAGGTGCTTCTGAAGGATgtcaacgaaaatattccaGTGCCCAACATTTCAATAGCCTACTCTAGTACGCAAGACGTTGATAATGTGAGTCCGAATGATAACAGTCCAACTAATGCATGCATAACTGGAAATATTGATCGCAATgctcaaatgaaacatttcGAAGTCGATAGCCGCAACGTAACATTGAACTGCCCagttgaacaaaatgttgatggcgatgtgaacgaaaatattccaaacatTCAAACAGCCTTCTCCAAATGTCAGGACGTTCATAATGTGACTCCGACGGATAACAGCGATAACGATCAAACTGTTGCGTGCAGATCTGGATACATTGATCCCAATACTCAAATTACAAGTCTCGAAGTCGATAGCCACACGCGACCGGCCCAGAAACTACACGACAATCAACCACTACCGTTCCTAATCCAACACATCCACAAAATAACTTGGGCGAATCAGGAAGAAGTCGCCTTCGCTCCGGTAATGCAGTTGTTTGGTCAGACATTCAATACAGTTATGATCTACGGTGTAGTTACTTCATTAACCGTTGAACAGGGTGGATTGACACTACGCTTTGTCATTGATGACGGTTCCGGTTCTATAAATGTAGTGTGGAAAGCTAGCAACCAAATTTTAG AGCTTCTAAAAACGATACATCATCTGGATGAAGAGGTGAAACTATGTCGAAAGGCCGGTCTATCTGTGATGAACGAAAATTGGCAACCGAACAGCGACGAGTGTAAGAAAATGCTGGACAGTTTTGACACAACAATTCATTACATCAAGCGACAAATCACTGAGCGAACCAAACTAAAATTATTCGGATACGCGGGCGTGGTGGGTAAACCATTTCGGTCTAGAAATATTGTTCAACTACTTGCCACACATATCGAAGATAATAGTCGCGATCGTTCGCTGGAACTGTATTTCAAGAAAAACTTGATACGCCTGTACCGAGAGAAATATATGCCAAATGGTTGA
- the LOC119073803 gene encoding suppressor of Mek1-like isoform X3, which produces MSSLAIQDSEFESSIKLEDPLENSDDDNGRSDDSDTVPWMFLIKTEDELVSNDGNENSSVRSDDIVVKLEKSLEIFDEIVSNDDNEHIASVSLPLENNEESTVPWNCAIKISDVAISSDRSDYKEQYDDNDVTSDDGGNSPTLSLQEKCYEESDEKFELDSNDQALSVRLNGLAEYSSDDKGVGNNEACNIHSEDQEHSRLIDCNEIQVQDVQMECNEVLAQDVTMDCNEEQNVDNVMASNNSRENIQISSVTLNCSVQQSDNEKVLLKDVNENIPVPNISIAYSSTQDVDNVSPNDNSPTNACITGNIDRNAQMKHFEVDSRNVTLNCPVEQNVDGDVNENIPNIQTAFSKCQDVHNVTPTDNSDNDQTVACRSGYIDPNTQITSLEVDSHTRPAQKLHDNQPLPFLIQHIHKITWANQEEVAFAPVMQLFGQTFNTVMIYGVVTSLTVEQGGLTLRFVIDDGSGSINVVWKASNQILELLKTIHHLDEEVKLCRKAGLSVMNENWQPNSDECKKMLDSFDTTIHYIKRQITERTKLKLFGYAGVVGKPFRSRNIVQLLATHIEDNSRDRSLELYFKKNLIRLYREKYMPNG; this is translated from the exons ATGTCATCATTAGCAATACAAGATAGTGAATTTGAATCCAGCATTAAATTGGAAGATCCTTTAGAAAATTCTGATGATGACAACGGTCGATCAGACGACAGTGACACCGTTCCGTGgatgtttttaataaaaactgaagatgAGCTCGTGTCAAACGATGGCAACGAAAATAGCAGTGTTCGATCAGATGATATCGTCgttaaattggaaaaatctttagaaatttttgatgaaatcgtGTCAAACGATGACAACGAGCACATTGCATCCGTCAGCCTTCCATTAGAAAACAACGAAGAATCCACCGTACCGTGGAACTGTGCCATAAAAATTTCTGATGTCGCCATTTCAAGCGATCGATCAGATTACAAAGAACAATACGACGATAATGATGTTACTTCAGACGATGGTGGCAATAGTCCCACACTCAGTCTCCAAGAGAAGTGTTACGAAGAATCAGACGAGAAATTTGAGTTAGATTCGAACGATCAGGCGCTCAGTGTTCGACTCAACGGCTTAGCAGAATATTCTTCTGATGACAAGGGCGTTGGTAACAACGAAGCGTGCAATATTCACAGTGAAGATCAAGAACACAGCCGACTAATCGACTGCAATGAAATACAGGTACAGGACGTTCAAATGGAATGTAATGAAGTACTGGCGCAGGACGTTACAATGGACTGCAATGAAGAACAGAACGTTGACAATGTCATGGCTTCGAACAATAGCAGGGAGAATATTCAAATTTCCAGCGTTACATTGAACTGCTCTGTACAACAAAGTGATAATGAAAAGGTGCTTCTGAAGGATgtcaacgaaaatattccaGTGCCCAACATTTCAATAGCCTACTCTAGTACGCAAGACGTTGATAATGTGAGTCCGAATGATAACAGTCCAACTAATGCATGCATAACTGGAAATATTGATCGCAATgctcaaatgaaacatttcGAAGTCGATAGCCGCAACGTAACATTGAACTGCCCagttgaacaaaatgttgatggcgatgtgaacgaaaatattccaaacatTCAAACAGCCTTCTCCAAATGTCAGGACGTTCATAATGTGACTCCGACGGATAACAGCGATAACGATCAAACTGTTGCGTGCAGATCTGGATACATTGATCCCAATACTCAAATTACAAGTCTCGAAGTCGATAGCCACACGCGACCGGCCCAGAAACTACACGACAATCAACCACTACCGTTCCTAATCCAACACATCCACAAAATAACTTGGGCGAATCAGGAAGAAGTCGCCTTCGCTCCGGTAATGCAGTTGTTTGGTCAGACATTCAATACAGTTATGATCTACGGTGTAGTTACTTCATTAACCGTTGAACAGGGTGGATTGACACTACGCTTTGTCATTGATGACGGTTCCGGTTCTATAAATGTAGTGTGGAAAGCTAGCAACCAAATTTTAG AGCTTCTAAAAACGATACATCATCTGGATGAAGAGGTGAAACTATGTCGAAAGGCCGGTCTATCTGTGATGAACGAAAATTGGCAACCGAACAGCGACGAGTGTAAGAAAATGCTGGACAGTTTTGACACAACAATTCATTACATCAAGCGACAAATCACTGAGCGAACCAAACTAAAATTATTCGGATACGCGGGCGTGGTGGGTAAACCATTTCGGTCTAGAAATATTGTTCAACTACTTGCCACACATATCGAAGATAATAGTCGCGATCGTTCGCTGGAACTGTATTTCAAGAAAAACTTGATACGCCTGTACCGAGAGAAATATATGCCAAATGGTTGA